The nucleotide sequence TAAAGTGACCAGTGTCCCTCCTGTTTTGCAGCTCTCACACCACCATCTCCCCCAGATTTCCCCCCTCAGCTTGTTTAAGCAGCAGCCCAAACCCAGATGAGTCACTGAGGGCACTTAGGACAGGGATTCTTTACCATGAGATTAGTGGCATGAATGGAGGGATGAGCCCTTAATTTTCATTAGATCTTCAAAGGAATCTGTGACCCTCTTCCTGAATGACTATGCATTTAGAGAGTAGAGTGCAgatgtgttttagaaaaataagatagagcaacaacaacaaaaattagttGTTTTCTTGTCTTCAAGTAATAATTCAGATAAACTTGGTGTTTGTACAGTCTCTCTTGTCCCTGGGACAGGGACCATGGCAGTCGCATACAGATTATTTGTGATTTCTCCTGTTGGATAGTTTGAGTGAGAGCCAGAGGATTAATACTAAAGCTAATGACTTTGCCCTCTTTGGGAAGGCTGCCTGGGTAGATATGCGGATGCACTCTCCACATAGTGATATTGAGGCTCTGAGATATGTGACCGAGTGGACTCAAGGAGGTACAGGATGAAGGCATAGTACAAGGAGGGATATTCTTTTATAGTTTCTTCACTACCACCTCTCAGTTGAGTCCTCCTTTGAGATTGATCCCGGCCCTGAAAGCCTGATTGTCCTTCTGTGTTTATGGGTTGAGTTTTTAGGATTTAAAATGGAGTTGTGAGTTGGCCTGGCCCAGAGTAACCTCAAATTCCTTTTCCCCGCAGAGGTTAGGTAGGTATTAAAGTGAGGATACAGGCTGTTCATTGGGAGGGAAAAGAATCTTTTTGTTCAGGATAGTTGGAAAGGGCCCTTATTGTTCCTTCTTGGCAGACCAGAGAGCTCAGATGCAGCCGGGGAGTCATACTCTGGAGGGGTGAGCAAGCTTTCCTTGAGATGGTTCAAGGCTCTTAGGTTCCTTCTGCCTAGAGACAAATAACATTTGCTATTCCAACTTGGTTCTggattctctctccctgccttctgcCAGGCCATTCTGTCCCTGACTTTGTAGCCCCATAGGAATCATAGATACTGTGGAGCCAGGGCCAATGCATGTGGctccagaaaggagagagagagagagaaagagagagagagagagagagagagagagagagagagagagagagagagagagagagagagggatcaTTGACCCTTTGTATGACATAAGCCTCTgtagatgcaaggatggtttccattttggacggTGGCAGTTCACTGGTTGAGGCTCAGGCTTGGGACAGTACAATCGCAGCTGCCCTGACGGTCACAGAGAAGAGCTAGTGGGAGGGCGAGAAGAGACAGCATTGGTATCTTGTCTTTTTTTCACTGTGTACGGGGTTTGTAAGACTCTGTGATAGCCTGTTGGGCTCACTGATGGGAAAGAACCCGGatagagaagaggagggaaggaagcagaatGGGCTGATGACCATACGCCTTTGCTAGGACACCAGCTGGATCGTCTCAGGCCTCCTTCGCATAGGAGATGCCCTGTCTTCATCTGCTCACATTAGCTCCCATGTTACAAGGTTGGAAAGTCTTCATTTGGAGCCTTCAAGAGCAGTGCTACCTCAAGTGCCAGTCTGCAATGCGATGGGAAGCATACATACCAGAATGTGAAACTGTTCCCTTCATCAAGACCTTGCTGTGAAAAAAATGTTGGAACTAGCAGTGTGTTTGTTCTGACATAATTGACTTACATCTGGCATCATATAAGCTTCTTGTCTGGTGACCAACCAGTAACACGGTGTGCGGATCAGCAGCTAACCcgcagaccacactttgagtggcAGTGCTCTAGAGCTGCCTCTAGTTTCAAAGCAGTTGCTAGGgccttaaaaatgtgtatttggaCTGTGTCCAGCCAGAAATATACAGTCCCGGTTACAGAGGGCTGACTAGATCATTCAGACATAGTGAGAGGGGGGCACAGCCAAAGTGAAAAAGCTGCACAGATGACCAGGCAGCGCATGTGCCAGGGGTgcatgccctgccctgcctcccctctggccaCAGGCCGGCAAACTGAAGGGACTAGAGCTAGGGACCCTCCTTTGGGGTCTGGTTTTGCCTGCTGCCTCAGGTAGCAGGTCAGCCACATGAAGTTGACACTGTCCTTGCAGGAGAACAGCATACTTTGGAGAAGGAGTCACTGGTTATCCTGGTGGTCACTCCTGGATGCGACCAGCTTCCTTCTTTGGAGTCAGTAGAGAATTGTAAGTACCCTGTTCCCGTTCTGGAAGAGCAAGCACTTGTCTGGAGCCGGAGCTCTGGGTGGCCTGGCTCGAGTTGCTGAGGCTAGGCCCGGAGCCATCCATGACTGTGGGGACTAAGGGCCACTAAATGCCAAGAGCCATACACGGTGAGCTTTTCCTGTGCCCTCTACCCAGTGCCTGCAGGCTGACTGGACTGTCACACTGGCTGTTAACTGAGTCCCAGAGTACGCCTACCTTCGAGACTGAGCATAATTCTTTTGCCATTCTAGGAATATGTGTATACTTTGCTGATATTGTCTAAGAGATCTCACACAGAAAAGAGGAGGACTTGGTCATTTGAATTGAGATGAGGTCGAGTCCTGTAACTACCTGTCTTTCCTGGTCAGCAGCATTTGGGCACTTCTCAGTCTCCAAAGTGAAATTCAAGTCTTGGCTTCTTCCTCACACTCTGGATGAGGTAGCTGAAGCTTGGAGAAAGGAGGGTGGTTACAAAGTCTTTGTGAACATCAGAACCTGCACTCACCCTCCGAACATCACTGTTCCTTCCCCAGCATCGCTGTTCCTTTGCCACCAGGAGACTTCATACTTCCAGCTAAAGGATGGCAGGAGTTCATGTTTTTTGGGGGAGAAACTGACCCACAAGCAGGTGGTGGCTTGTAGAGGACTCTGCTGTAGCCTGACCCTCGTCCTGTGTCATCTCCTAGGGCCTGCAGAGCCCCAAGTAACCACCCCTCCACTCTGGCCTCAGGCCTGGCCGCCTTGCAATTGCCCTGCTCTGGGGATGTCTcctctttgaaagaaaaagaaagtgatctTGCTGTTGTCTTTTAATACAGAACGTGTGGTATGTAATCTGAGAGTAGAAATCTTTAACCACGTCGGGTCATTTCTGTCATTCCAGACACCCTGACCGTAAACAATGAGCAGTGTTTCCTTCTGTCTGAGACCGTCTGGGGAGCTCTTCGAGGTAACACGGTGGAGCTGATGCTGGGGGAGAGACCAGCGGTGATGTGGGACAGTTGGCATtggtggggtgggaggacaggACTGGGGACCCAGTGACTACCCGCATACTCGCATTTTCAGAAGCTTTCTTTGTAGAGGGCAAGTAGAatattctctccccccctctccagccccccaaAGAGTGTTCTTACAGCTTTCCCGGGAAGTTGACAGGTTTTACCTGTGAGTGGCAGCAGCTCCCCTGAGCGGGTGCTCTGGGGAAACAGTGGGAGACCCTGCAGGCTGCTGTTCAGGGTGCCAGTGGGGGATAGGGAGCTGAGGAGAGGGGCGACTGCCACAAACACTGCCTGTCCAGCTCTCATTGAAGACACTCAGCTGGCCAGGCTTTGTAAAAAGGAAACTAcatcaaagaaataaatgtaaaaagaaagcCCCTCCTCTTGGTTTACTGAAAAGGAATTTGGTCCCTAGATACAGACTTAGCCCAATACCTCTACTTTTGTTAAAACACCTGCTAGTAAAGGATGAGGGACATTCTCAGAGAATTCCAAACCTGGGTTGGGTTTGTCTTTATTCCtttgcctctcctctcccctctcctatGTTTTGGAGAAACAGCATGCCAACTCCCGTTCTGCCCTCTTGTACCCTTTGTGCAAGTGCTAATGATTACTTCGGTCAGACGGGGAATCTGTGACTCCAGAGCGCTGGGCGTCAGAGTCAGAGTGGAGAAAAGCCAAATAGTGTCCTAGCAGTCTGCTCAAATTAGGTGCTGAGTGACCGTGGATTCTCTCATTCTGAAAATTTGAGACTCTGGGATTCCTTCGTGGGGCCTCCAGCTGTTGAGAATATACAATGCTCTGGACTCAACTTGCCTTCCCTTGGGCCTAGCCAAAATCTAGGAGTCTGTGTCCTGTGGActggagtggctgctggcctGCTACACCTCAGACCCATTTAGCTGGGTCTCTTCTCAATCCCTGAGGAGGAAAGGGGAATGATTTTTTGTAGGTCCAGATGTGGACCCAGATACTTTGGAAATCAATCTTATGATCATATTTTCACAGTTCAGTGTAGGAGATGTGAAGGGGCAGCAAACCGGGTATTCTCTTTCTCAGCTCCCTTAGCTCTTCTGAGTATTCCCTTTAGAAAGCCTCAACCTCTTGCAGGCCGACTGTTTCTGCATCTGTCCTTACAAGCACACGTCTTTTTAATATTCTTGTGAGTTCACACCTTTGGAAATATGGGTAGGAGGTGTGTAGGTTTTTAGGCTTAATGTGTTTCTAGAAGGGGCACTAAAACCCCTTATACAGCCACCttccaaaataaaatagagtaaaaattGATACTGGCATCCTAATATCCCCCTTTCGTAGTGTTGAGAATCATCAAGCCTCCATTACACCCACTTTAACTTTATGCCCCGATGTCATCCCCTGCCACATGGGGCACCTCCCACATGGATCCATCTTTTCCCACCTCCTGGAGTCTTTATTTTGCCTCTACTTCCTGTAGGTCTGGAGACTTTTAGCCAGCTTGTTTGGAGATCTCCTGAAGGCACAGTAAGTGTGGGCCCTCAAAAAAGGGCTCCTTTCAAAACTTGGGTTTGCTACCAATGTCCATAGTCCTGGAAATCTTATTTTGCTTTAAGACAAAGTCCTAAAGGCTTGAAATGGCCTCAGCAAGAGTGTACAGCGTGGAAACTGGTTTGGTAGATTTGGCCTGTTTGGAGTCACTGTAATTGAGTTATTATTTAGTAATGACTTGAGACTTACACATCGCTCTGAAGAAAACAGCGTATTAATAGTGAAAATGTAGACtctatagcaggcgtcctcaaactacggcccgcgggccacatgcgggtgtttttgccgtttttttttttacttcaaaataagatatgtgccgtgtgcataggaatttgttcatagttttttttaaattatagtccggccctcccacggtctgagggacagtgaactggcccctgtttagaaagtttgaggaccctgctCTAGAGGCTGAGGTTGTGGGACAACTGCATTTAGCCTGGGACAGTGGCTCTCTGGCCAGGTTCCTGCTATGGTCATTGGGGTGGAGGTGTGGGACATTTGGGGAGGCACCTACCCTGCAGCATGGCCACAGGGTGGCTTTTCAGAGATCTTGGGAGACTtttcctcatcccccaccccacctctccctcaTAGTGAGTTCCCTTTGAATCCTGACATGTTTACTGTTTGGCCCACACAGTTCTTTATCAACAAGACGGAGATTGAGGACTTTCCTCGCTTCCCTCACCGGGGCTTGTTGTTGGACACATCTCGGCACTATCTCCCGCTGCAGAGCATCCTGGACACTCTGGTACCCAGGCCTTAAGGCCTTCTTTGTGGTGATGGGTCAGGGGATAGCCCAGGTGCCATATTCCTCAAGAGTTGGAGAGTATAAGTAATTTTATGGGCTCCTAGGAAAAATGTGAAGGCTGGTGTGCTCTAAAAGTCAAAAACATAACAAGGGTGATTTAAATTTACCCCCTGGTTACTGTGGAccagtgtccagcctgtcttctGGGATGCAGACGGTGTTATGGGATTGGCTTCTTTGTCCAGCTGAGCCAACTTTAGTTTAGTTAGGACAAGGTCGTAGGGAGGAGATGTGCCAAAGCCTTACCTGGGACGTTTCTCACTATCTTGAGTTTGATGGGCAGTCTTATCTGACAGTTGCTGATCCAACTCAGGTGTCTGCCTTTTCCTTTGCTCCTCTGGTGGAATCATAGGAGTGGAGGCGTCCATCAGTCTTGGCTTCTGAGATTTATGGGTTATGGGGCTACTAAATTCACAATAGACCGCACAATTTGGATAAATACTAGTCAGTTTGGGAgcaatttgtttatttacttgcttgtttgttttttatcaccCAGAACAAAGGGCAGGAGGAAGTGTTAGTCTTCGGGGTATTTGGGAGCTTTTGGAAGACTCCAGGGGGCCTCCTCTCAGTGTGGCTACAGCTTATCTCAAAAAGAGGAGGCTCTGGTTGTCAGCGCCTTTGGTTGTGCGctggggaaagaagaaataagcCATGTCTTCCCTCCGTGTCAGGCACTCCCTGATGGGAAGGTGTGATAGATCCTATTAACACTTAACCGGACGCCGGGGCTGGCTGAGGGTCTGGGGAGCAGCCCGGAAGTCTGCCCAGTTTCCCAGGCTAGAGGCTGAGTCTGGAAAACCTGTGGTGAGTTCACAGTGATGCTCTAACTTACAGGACGCCATGGCATACAGCAAGTTCAACGTATTCCACTGGCACCTGGTGGACGACTCTTCCTTCCCATACGAGAGCTCCGCTTTCCCAGAGCTCACCAGGAAGGTATGTCTGATTTCACCCTGACCAAGCTTATGGGGTGATGTTTGAACCCAGCTGTGGAGCTGATGGCAAGGCACTAGCTCTCCTCCTACCCAGCCATTTGTAGGGACACACTGACATGGGAAGGGCACTGGATTTGAAATCAGGAGACCTGAGTTCGAGTCCAAGCTGTGCCATTAATTTGCTCTGTAACCTTCAGGAGACAATCTCTTCTGgtctcatttttgttgttgttgtttttgtttatattctgTCAGCTGGGCATAATACCTACCTTGTTCACTCCACTGGTGTTGTGGTacacaaataaaacaatatatgtgATAACTTGTGGGAATTTATGAATAAGTTCTATAAAGATAGTCCCTGATACCAAAGGGCTATGGGTAGATTTTCTGATATCCAGCGAGTCCTGGAGGCATTGTTAGTATCCACTAATATATAAGCCTTCAGGAAATAAGATCCTTAAGGATGTCTTGTGCCTTTCAGGGGTCCTATAACCCTGCCACCCACATCTACACAGCACAGGATGTGAAGGAGGTGATTGAATATGCACGGCTTCGGGGGATCCGTGTATTGGCAGAATTTGACACTCCTGGCCACACTCTTTCCTGGGGACGAGGTAAGAATAACGTCAGGGGTTGGAGGAAGTCTGCTGGTCCTGCCCTCCTTGGGGCTTTAGGGCATTAGCGCCATACCTTCTCCTAGAAGGATGTTTTCTGTCAACCTCTGCCACCTGGGAATTAGATAGGCAGAACTTACTTTGGGCGAAGGAGACCActtcttaatattaaaatatgggcaaattCTTCTCAGGTGTCCTTGTCTTAATGAATCCCTTGTGGGTGGTCATGCCCTAGAGTGGGAGGAAAGATTTTGCCAATTTGGCTGAATTGGCTCTCTGCTTTTCCTAAAGGCAGTTTGAGAGCTGCCATTGGGAGCGAGGGTGACCTCTGCTGGAAGCAGTGTGTCAAGGCAAGAGTGTGTGCTGACAGTTTGACTACCTGCCACCCTCTATCTGTCTGTGATTGTGGATATAGATGTATTTCTTTGATTGTGACTAAACACTCATGATTACCAGTGTCTTTGAGTCCCTGGGTGTTTCTACCTGTGTGAGTATAATGTTTATTATACTTAGTGTGACTTAATTCCTTATATATATGGCTGGGCAAGGGAGTCTATGTATTTGTGATACTTGTGTGGGGTTCTCCACTGGTTTAGGTGTCTCTGGATTATTGACTCCTTGCTACTCTGGGTCTCAGCCCTCTGGTACCTTTGGACCAGTGAATCCCATTCTCAACAGTACCTATGAGTTCATGAAGACATTCTTTTTGGAGGTCAGCTCTGTCTTCCCGGATTTTTATCTTCACCTTGGAGGAGATGAGGTTGATTTCGCCTGCTGGTATGATATTCCCCTCTCAGCCTGATGAATTACTTGCTCAGTATAGAGATTAAGCCCTGACAGGCTACCTGTCTCAGGTGCTGCTCAGGGACTAACCTCTGAGACAGCATTCTTTCTCAATCTAGATGGCTCAGGTCTTGGGCCTTTCCCCTCTCCAGCTACAGAGGGGCCCTGCCTGGTTTTAGCAAGGCTGTGAATGTGAAACTCCCCCTTCCTCTTGTCATATCCTTGAGATATTTATGGGAAAACCAGCTCTAGGCACAGAATTGTTTTGTTAAAATCCAGGATAGGGGAAAATAATTTATGCCTTTGAAGGCTTAAAATAGTCTGGTTGAAGAGGCAAGACACGGATGAATTTGAGACTAATAGATGGCAGTGTTAAGTTGTAAGTTCCAAATCCTCAGATCTACTTAGCTCAAAAGAGGTTGAAGGGCTTCTCTGAGGAGTGGGCACTAGAACTGGATCTGGGGAAGTAGTTTGGTTTTTTTCAAGACATGGAAGAGGAGAAAAACTTTCCAGGAGAAAATGTGAGCAAAATACAGACATTGTGGGGCAAGGGAGTGGCAACAACACTTGTATCCAACTGGAATAAAGAAccaataataagagaaaaacaaaatatcctAGGGTGGGGGTTAGAGAGGGAAGCCAGAATCCAGTGTGCCAGAGCCCCAGGTCAAGACCTCAGAGCTACATGCCACCGTCCAGAGAGATCAATATGTGTTCTCTTAGAGAGTTTGAACTTAAAGCTGTTCAGGTCCAGGCTCAAACTTTCTCAGCCTATATCAGTGGCCCCCTTCATACGGCTTTGTTCAGCAATACCTTCCATATTTGGGGTCTCTGAGATCCTCAGTTGATTATTATTTCAGGTGTAAAGGAAGTTGTAGGAAGCCAGGTGACTAATCCCCAAGCTTTGGAAGGCTTTTAGGATGGTGAAAGAAttaatcttcattttctcttgggaTTTAGGAAGtccaacccagatgtccaggccTTTATGAAGAAGAAAGGCTTTGGTAATGACTTCAAACAGCTGGAGTCCTTCTACATCCAGacgtgaggaaggaaggagggcggGCAGGATCCCTTGGGTCACCTCATATGGGTGACCATACCAGGCGAGGTCCTTTCTTGACAAACTCTCTGAGCCCCTGAAAAGAGTCTCTTGTCTTAGCGTGGTCCTTTCCAAAGTGGGGACGACACTGTTTAATCAGGAATGGGCCCCTAGCCAGGCTCAACCCCCAGATCACTGGCACCAATAGCCTAGAGCCTCTCTGAGCTGAGCAGACACTTTCTTTACTCTTCAGGCTGCTCGACATCGTCTCTGCCTATGGCAAGGGCTACGTGGTGTGGCAGGAGGTGTTTGATAATAAAGTAAAGgtgagccaggggcagggggagaatgaACCACCTTCAGTGCCTCCCTCTGGtctcccagcccttccctgcatAGCCTGGTCCTCCTGATTTGGAGTAGGCTTTAATGTTCAGAATACGAGGACCCatctcctctttcccctctggaaAGGTTGCAGAGATCTGGGTGTGGTTTTGGAGCCTCTCTGTAGCTTCCCTCACTACAGATTGATCAAGAGTTATTTCTGCTGCTAGGTAACTTGGATTCCCAAGACTGGCTTAATGGGTTAGGTTTTTCTTCCTGAGTCATAGACTAAAGTCTTACAGGTCTGCAAAAGCAGGGTTTCCCTCTCCTTCATTGTTCATCAATGAGATCCCAGCTTCCTTCCACATGCCAGGGCTCCCCAGGAACCTTGTCCCATCCTCAGAAATATCTAGAGACTCGGACATGGTAGCTTCCAGTGATTCTGCTGGGCCTCACTGCTTGCCTCCCTTAGCTCACAGCCAGTATTACTATCTCAGACGGGGACGAAGCAACAGGGAGCTCTCCGATGGCCTGTGGAGTCCTTGACCTCTGCACTGGGCTAGGAGCTCGTGGTTCAGAACCACAGAGAAGTACTTTGCTGCTGGAAAGCAGAGGGAGTACACACCCCTTGGCCTGTTGCCTGTATAACAGTGTGGCCCAGGAATCTCCTCAGCTTCATACCATTACCACCCTTTGACCTTTGTGACAGGTTCGGCCAGACACAATCATCCAGGTATGGCGAGAAGAAGCACCAGTAAGCTATTTGAAGGAGCTGGCACTGATCACCGAAGCCGGCTTCCGCGCTCTGCTTTCTGCCCCCTGGTACCTGAACCGCATAAGTTATGGCCCTGACTGGGAGGACTTTTACAAGGTGGATCCCCTGTCATTTGAAGGTGAAAGCAGGGTGCTCTCCTTCCTGACCAAAGGAGGCTGGGCTTGGGCATAGGGTGGAAGGCAGAAGGGTCTGGGCTGGGTATTTGAGGTTAGGAGATGAAACAGCCTATCTGAGGAGAAGGTGGTTGAAGGGGAACCTTAGAGTTACCTGTTGTTGCTTGTTTTCCCATAGGTGGTCCCGAGCAGAAGGCTCTGGTGATTGGTGGAGAGGCCTGTATGTGGGGAGAGTATGTGGACAGCACAAACCTGGTC is from Eptesicus fuscus isolate TK198812 chromosome 2, DD_ASM_mEF_20220401, whole genome shotgun sequence and encodes:
- the HEXA gene encoding beta-hexosaminidase subunit alpha isoform X3 — protein: MPPTLGCFSVQSGEQHTLEKESLVILVVTPGCDQLPSLESVENYTLTVNNEQCFLLSETVWGALRGLETFSQLVWRSPEGTFFINKTEIEDFPRFPHRGLLLDTSRHYLPLQSILDTLDAMAYSKFNVFHWHLVDDSSFPYESSAFPELTRKGSYNPATHIYTAQDVKEVIEYARLRGIRVLAEFDTPGHTLSWGRGVSGLLTPCYSGSQPSGTFGPVNPILNSTYEFMKTFFLEVSSVFPDFYLHLGGDEVDFACWKSNPDVQAFMKKKGFGNDFKQLESFYIQTLLDIVSAYGKGYVVWQEVFDNKVKVRPDTIIQVWREEAPVSYLKELALITEAGFRALLSAPWYLNRISYGPDWEDFYKVDPLSFEGGPEQKALVIGGEACMWGEYVDSTNLVPRLWPRAGAVAERLWSNKEVTDPDFAFKRLAHFRCELLRRGVQAQPLSVGYCEQEFEQT
- the HEXA gene encoding beta-hexosaminidase subunit alpha isoform X2, translated to MAGAELWLPLLLAAACAGPAAALWPWPQSVRASDGRYPVSPRRFQFRYHDRSAAQPGCSVLDEAFQRYRRLLFGAESGRRPARTDTLTVNNEQCFLLSETVWGALRGLETFSQLVWRSPEGTFFINKTEIEDFPRFPHRGLLLDTSRHYLPLQSILDTLDAMAYSKFNVFHWHLVDDSSFPYESSAFPELTRKGSYNPATHIYTAQDVKEVIEYARLRGIRVLAEFDTPGHTLSWGRGVSGLLTPCYSGSQPSGTFGPVNPILNSTYEFMKTFFLEVSSVFPDFYLHLGGDEVDFACWKSNPDVQAFMKKKGFGNDFKQLESFYIQTLLDIVSAYGKGYVVWQEVFDNKVKVRPDTIIQVWREEAPVSYLKELALITEAGFRALLSAPWYLNRISYGPDWEDFYKVDPLSFEGGPEQKALVIGGEACMWGEYVDSTNLVPRLWPRAGAVAERLWSNKEVTDPDFAFKRLAHFRCELLRRGVQAQPLSVGYCEQEFEQT
- the HEXA gene encoding beta-hexosaminidase subunit alpha isoform X1, yielding MAGAELWLPLLLAAACAGPAAALWPWPQSVRASDGRYPVSPRRFQFRYHDRSAAQPGCSVLDEAFQRYRRLLFGAESGRRPARTGEQHTLEKESLVILVVTPGCDQLPSLESVENYTLTVNNEQCFLLSETVWGALRGLETFSQLVWRSPEGTFFINKTEIEDFPRFPHRGLLLDTSRHYLPLQSILDTLDAMAYSKFNVFHWHLVDDSSFPYESSAFPELTRKGSYNPATHIYTAQDVKEVIEYARLRGIRVLAEFDTPGHTLSWGRGVSGLLTPCYSGSQPSGTFGPVNPILNSTYEFMKTFFLEVSSVFPDFYLHLGGDEVDFACWKSNPDVQAFMKKKGFGNDFKQLESFYIQTLLDIVSAYGKGYVVWQEVFDNKVKVRPDTIIQVWREEAPVSYLKELALITEAGFRALLSAPWYLNRISYGPDWEDFYKVDPLSFEGGPEQKALVIGGEACMWGEYVDSTNLVPRLWPRAGAVAERLWSNKEVTDPDFAFKRLAHFRCELLRRGVQAQPLSVGYCEQEFEQT